From Hippoglossus stenolepis isolate QCI-W04-F060 chromosome 6, HSTE1.2, whole genome shotgun sequence, a single genomic window includes:
- the LOC118110472 gene encoding prickle-like protein 2 isoform X2, with translation MSLEMEKTITKLMYDFQRNSTSDDDSGCALEEYAWVPPALSPEQVHQYYNSLPEEKVPYINSPGEKYRIKQLLHQLPPHDNEVRYCNGLDEEEKRELKIFSNQRKKENLGRGNVRPFPLTITGAICDKCGGQINGGDIVVFAARAGHGKCWHPHCFVCSMCEELLVDLIYFYQDGKIFCGRHHAERQKPRCCACDEIIFADECTEAEGRHWHMKHFCCYECETTLGGQRYIMKDGRPHCCNCFESLYAEYCDACGEHIGIDQGQMTYDGQHWHATEECFCCARCKRSLMGRPFLPKQGQIFCSRSCSAGQDPDESDSSDSAFQSARSRESRHSTKIGKKERRNVEQERRSADVRQSAPPPMPDRLSAENDPLAVQMDRLSLSSSQTPSRTPNRTPSRTPSRAPSLNQVWMSRDEAYVPAAYEGPQREPSPTPTPIHLLGQCNPRQGYNPNANAHPPVQNPANPGKRPDSWGKEPGNAKRTPMAALRGHSFNENWIHHSQDEFRPNKLRTQMSFNEMSSQNQGFSDKRSISLHGFQRNGRPPLTRRNPINAMSFNEPLTPLEQTPRGSMDSLTMSHATGNSLDGVSKRQEHLSRFSMPDLSKDSGVNVSEKSNMGTLSSSVQCHSTESLSSSRPVNNNMYAPLRVGYPLQYWEGPQPLSFDGKGCVGVMGSSGNLRMAPMSDRMPRRRLNGQESVAQQQQPQPRVRKHHRHHGNGQHRSGRHHKRSRRSRSDNALHLVADRPAQMVEPPYRRVQEDYDRFPAGHAAREMFGLAPGGYRQQPHRPCPRTTSDLTLQNAGCQPVGLGGPRWTDGYMEAADPWCSSCSSSSESEGDEGYFLGEPIPRPVQLCYINNEELRHRYSPSGMGAHHGPLHGPIHGQLHTRQRRKSKNCIIS, from the exons ATGTCTCTGGAGATGGAGAAGACCATCACCAAGCTGATGTACGACTTTCAGAGGAACTCCACCTCTGACGACGACTCTGGCTGTGCGCTGGAGGAATACGCCTGGGTCCCCCCCGCCCTCAGTCCTGAGCAG gtGCATCAGTATTACAACTCCTTACCCGAGGAGAAGGTCCCCTACATAAACAGCCCTGGAGAGAAATATCGCATCAAACAACTGCTCCACCAGCTGCCACCACATGACAACGAG GTGCGCTACTGTAACGggctggatgaggaggagaaacgaGAACTGAAGATCTTCAGCAAccaaaggaagaaagagaactTGGGAAGAGGCAACGTCCGTCCCTTCCCCCTCACCATCACCGGAGCCATCTGTGATAAG TGCGGTGGTCAGATAAACGGAGGGGACATCGTGGTCTTTGCTGCGAGGGCGGGTCATGGAAAATGCTGGCACCCTCATTGCTTTGTCTGCAGCATGTGTGAGGAGCTGTTGGTGGATCTCATCTACTTCTACCAAGATGGCAAGATCTTCTGTGGGCGGCACCACGCCGAGAGGCAAAAACCCCGCTGCTGTGCCTGTGATGAG ATAATCTTTGCTGATGAATGCACCGAGGCGGAGGGCAGACACTGGCACATGAAGCACTTCTGTTGCTACGAGTGTGAGACCACCCTCGGCGGCCAGCGCTACATCATGAAGGACGGACGACCACACTGCTGCAACTGCTTTGAGTCCCTCTACGCGGAGTACTGTGACGCATGTGGAGAACACATAG GCATCGACCAAGGCCAGATGACGTACGATGGGCAGCACTGGCACGCAACTGAGGAATGTTTTTGCTGTGCCCGTTGTAAGCGCTCTCTAATGGGCCGTCCTTTCCTGCCAAAGCAGGGCCAGATCTTCTGCTCACGGTCCTGCAGCGCTGGACAG gATCCTGATGAGTCCGACTCCTCAGACTCAGCGTTCCAAAGCGCCCGATCCCGTGAATCTCGCCACAGTACCAAGATTGGGAAAAAGGAGCGTAGAAATGTAGAGCAGGAGCGAAGGAGTGCTGATGTTCGCCAATCCGCTCCTCCGCCCATGCCTGATCGTCTGTCTGCTGAAAATGATCCCCTGGCTGTTCAGATGGACCGTTTAAGCCTCTCATCAAGCCAGACTCCAAGCAGGACTCCTAACCGCACACCCAGTCGCACTCCGAGCCGTGCCCCGAGCCTTAACCAGGTGTGGATGAGTCGGGATGAGGCCTATGTCCCTGCTGCCTACGAGGGCCCCCAGCGGGAACCCTCCCCGACCCCTACACCTATACATCTCCTGGGTCAGTGTAACCCCAGGCAGGGCTACAATCCCAACGCAAACGCTCATCCTCCAGTCCAGAATCCTGCCAACCCAGGAAAGAGGCCCGATTCCTGGGGAAAGGAACCAGGCAATGCCAAGAGGACCCCTATGGCTGCACTGAGGGGCCACTCCTTTAATGAAAACTGGATCCACCACAGCCAGGATGAGTTCAGGCCCAACAAGCTACGCACTCAGATGAGCTTCAATGAGATGTCTAGCCAGAACCAAGGCTTCTCTGACAAGCGGAGCATCAGCCTGCACGGGTTCCAGAGAAACGGCAGACCCCCGCTCACCAGGAGGAACCCCATCAATGCCATGAGCTTCAATGAGCCTCTAACTCCTCTAGAACAGACTCCTCGTGGATCCATGGACTCCCTGACTATGTCTCACGCTACAG GTAACTCTCTGGATGGGGTCAGTAAGCGACAGGAGCATTTGTCTAGGTTCTCCATGCCCGACCTAAGtaaggactcaggagtgaacGTGTCCGAAAAGAGCAACATGGGCACCCTCAGTTCCTCTGTCCAGTGCCACAGCACAGagtctctgtcctcctctcgtccagtcaacaacaacatgtaTGCTCCACTGAGAGTTGGCTACCCGCTGCAGTACTGGGAAGGACCACAGCCCCTGAGCTTTGATGGTAAAGGTTGTGTTGGGGTGATGGGCAGCAGTGGAAACCTACGAATGGCTCCCATGAGTGACAGAATGCCTCGCCGTCGCTTGAACGGGCAGGAATCTGTGgcacagcaacagcagccgcAACCAAGAGTCCGCAAACACCATCGTCACCACGGTAACGGGCAGCACCGCAGTGGCCGCCACCACAAACGCTCTCGGCGTTCCCGTTCCGATAACGCCCTGCACCTGGTGGCTGACCGACCTGCTCAAATGGTGGAGCCGCCCTACCGCCGCGTTCAGGAGGATTATGATCGATTCCCCGCAGGTCATGCTGCTCGGGAAATGTTTGGTCTGGCGCCAGGTGGGTACAGGCAGCAGCCCCACCGGCCCTGCCCCCGCACCACCTCTGATCTCACCCTGCAGAATGCTGGCTGCCAACCTGTGGGGCTGGGTGGGCCACGCTGGACTGATGGGTACATGGAGGCTGCTGACCCCTGgtgctccagctgctcctcttcctccgagTCAGAGGGAGATGAGGGTTATTTCTTGGGTGAGCCAATCCCTCGGCCCGTGCAGCTGTGCTACATCAACAACGAGGAGCTGCGCCATCGCTACAGCCCCTCTGGGATGGGCGCCCATCACGGACCTCTGCATGGGCCGATTCACGGCCAGCTGCACACTcgccagaggaggaagagcaaaaACTGCATAATTTCGTAG
- the LOC118111519 gene encoding periphilin-1 isoform X1 has translation MDHARAQDAHQSKASKLWHRDCVDDSDDMKRTHTSLSPSQGEARPIRRVQSPTRPRAWSSNSYKPKFGGKFYKPRFPRDDHSFYKPGFVNKRQYHLNQRDHFQPKPHHSAQREREKETGRYEWRENADGSSCPKQSKISRPFLPRSVSSRDKDTQFTVCLNDRSHSKKSDHTGSESKEKEQSRDRELPLTASQTPTRDRAIQQKRREIDEVYYRECQMFGLVTKMLIEKEPSLEHLIQSSLQENLRDIGKRCVDAMEKFIEEYDSREPLH, from the exons GCCTCCAAGTTGTGGCACAGGGACTGTGTTGATGATTCTGATGACATGAAGCGCACTcacacctctctgtctccctctcag GGCGAGGCGAGGCCGATCAGAAGAGTTCAGAGTCCCACCAGACCCAGGGCCTGGTCGTCCAATTCTTACAAACCAAAGTTTGGAGGGAAATTCTACAAACCTCG tttTCCAAGGGATGACCACTCGTTCTACAAACCTGGCTTTGTCAACAAGAGGCAATACCACCTCAACCAGAGAGACCACTTCCAGCCCAAACCTCACCACAGCGcacagagggagcgagagaaggAGACGGGCCGGTACGAGTGGAGAGAGAACGCTGACGGAAGTTCATGcccaaaacaaagcaaaa TTTCCAGACCGTTCCTGCCCAGGTCCGTCTCCAGCAGAGACAAGGACACACAGTTCACT GTTTGTCTGAACGACAGGAGTCACAGCAAGAAGAGCGATCACACGGGAAGCgaaagcaaagaaaaggaaCAAAGCAGAGACCGGGAGCTCCCTTTAACTGCGAGCCAGACGCCGACACGAGACAGAGCCATccagcagaagaggagagagatagaTGAG GTGTACTATCGGGAGTGTCAGATGTTTGGCCTCGTGACAAAGATGCTCATAGAAAAGGAACCGTCCCTGGAACATCTCATCCAGTCCTCGCTGCAGGAGAACCTCCGAGACATCGGCAAGCGCTGCGTGGACGCCATGGAGAAATTCATCGAGGAGTACGACTCCAGAGAGCCGTTGCACTAA
- the LOC118110472 gene encoding prickle-like protein 2 isoform X1: MSLEMEKTITKLMYDFQRNSTSDDDSGCALEEYAWVPPALSPEQVHQYYNSLPEEKVPYINSPGEKYRIKQLLHQLPPHDNEVRYCNGLDEEEKRELKIFSNQRKKENLGRGNVRPFPLTITGAICDKCGGQINGGDIVVFAARAGHGKCWHPHCFVCSMCEELLVDLIYFYQDGKIFCGRHHAERQKPRCCACDEIIFADECTEAEGRHWHMKHFCCYECETTLGGQRYIMKDGRPHCCNCFESLYAEYCDACGEHIGIDQGQMTYDGQHWHATEECFCCARCKRSLMGRPFLPKQGQIFCSRSCSAGQDPDESDSSDSAFQSARSRESRHSTKIGKKERRNVEQERRSADVRQSAPPPMPDRLSAENDPLAVQMDRLSLSSSQTPSRTPNRTPSRTPSRAPSLNQVWMSRDEAYVPAAYEGPQREPSPTPTPIHLLGQCNPRQGYNPNANAHPPVQNPANPGKRPDSWGKEPGNAKRTPMAALRGHSFNENWIHHSQDEFRPNKLRTQMSFNEMSSQNQGFSDKRSISLHGFQRNGRPPLTRRNPINAMSFNEPLTPLEQTPRGSMDSLTMSHATAGNSLDGVSKRQEHLSRFSMPDLSKDSGVNVSEKSNMGTLSSSVQCHSTESLSSSRPVNNNMYAPLRVGYPLQYWEGPQPLSFDGKGCVGVMGSSGNLRMAPMSDRMPRRRLNGQESVAQQQQPQPRVRKHHRHHGNGQHRSGRHHKRSRRSRSDNALHLVADRPAQMVEPPYRRVQEDYDRFPAGHAAREMFGLAPGGYRQQPHRPCPRTTSDLTLQNAGCQPVGLGGPRWTDGYMEAADPWCSSCSSSSESEGDEGYFLGEPIPRPVQLCYINNEELRHRYSPSGMGAHHGPLHGPIHGQLHTRQRRKSKNCIIS; the protein is encoded by the exons ATGTCTCTGGAGATGGAGAAGACCATCACCAAGCTGATGTACGACTTTCAGAGGAACTCCACCTCTGACGACGACTCTGGCTGTGCGCTGGAGGAATACGCCTGGGTCCCCCCCGCCCTCAGTCCTGAGCAG gtGCATCAGTATTACAACTCCTTACCCGAGGAGAAGGTCCCCTACATAAACAGCCCTGGAGAGAAATATCGCATCAAACAACTGCTCCACCAGCTGCCACCACATGACAACGAG GTGCGCTACTGTAACGggctggatgaggaggagaaacgaGAACTGAAGATCTTCAGCAAccaaaggaagaaagagaactTGGGAAGAGGCAACGTCCGTCCCTTCCCCCTCACCATCACCGGAGCCATCTGTGATAAG TGCGGTGGTCAGATAAACGGAGGGGACATCGTGGTCTTTGCTGCGAGGGCGGGTCATGGAAAATGCTGGCACCCTCATTGCTTTGTCTGCAGCATGTGTGAGGAGCTGTTGGTGGATCTCATCTACTTCTACCAAGATGGCAAGATCTTCTGTGGGCGGCACCACGCCGAGAGGCAAAAACCCCGCTGCTGTGCCTGTGATGAG ATAATCTTTGCTGATGAATGCACCGAGGCGGAGGGCAGACACTGGCACATGAAGCACTTCTGTTGCTACGAGTGTGAGACCACCCTCGGCGGCCAGCGCTACATCATGAAGGACGGACGACCACACTGCTGCAACTGCTTTGAGTCCCTCTACGCGGAGTACTGTGACGCATGTGGAGAACACATAG GCATCGACCAAGGCCAGATGACGTACGATGGGCAGCACTGGCACGCAACTGAGGAATGTTTTTGCTGTGCCCGTTGTAAGCGCTCTCTAATGGGCCGTCCTTTCCTGCCAAAGCAGGGCCAGATCTTCTGCTCACGGTCCTGCAGCGCTGGACAG gATCCTGATGAGTCCGACTCCTCAGACTCAGCGTTCCAAAGCGCCCGATCCCGTGAATCTCGCCACAGTACCAAGATTGGGAAAAAGGAGCGTAGAAATGTAGAGCAGGAGCGAAGGAGTGCTGATGTTCGCCAATCCGCTCCTCCGCCCATGCCTGATCGTCTGTCTGCTGAAAATGATCCCCTGGCTGTTCAGATGGACCGTTTAAGCCTCTCATCAAGCCAGACTCCAAGCAGGACTCCTAACCGCACACCCAGTCGCACTCCGAGCCGTGCCCCGAGCCTTAACCAGGTGTGGATGAGTCGGGATGAGGCCTATGTCCCTGCTGCCTACGAGGGCCCCCAGCGGGAACCCTCCCCGACCCCTACACCTATACATCTCCTGGGTCAGTGTAACCCCAGGCAGGGCTACAATCCCAACGCAAACGCTCATCCTCCAGTCCAGAATCCTGCCAACCCAGGAAAGAGGCCCGATTCCTGGGGAAAGGAACCAGGCAATGCCAAGAGGACCCCTATGGCTGCACTGAGGGGCCACTCCTTTAATGAAAACTGGATCCACCACAGCCAGGATGAGTTCAGGCCCAACAAGCTACGCACTCAGATGAGCTTCAATGAGATGTCTAGCCAGAACCAAGGCTTCTCTGACAAGCGGAGCATCAGCCTGCACGGGTTCCAGAGAAACGGCAGACCCCCGCTCACCAGGAGGAACCCCATCAATGCCATGAGCTTCAATGAGCCTCTAACTCCTCTAGAACAGACTCCTCGTGGATCCATGGACTCCCTGACTATGTCTCACGCTACAG cAGGTAACTCTCTGGATGGGGTCAGTAAGCGACAGGAGCATTTGTCTAGGTTCTCCATGCCCGACCTAAGtaaggactcaggagtgaacGTGTCCGAAAAGAGCAACATGGGCACCCTCAGTTCCTCTGTCCAGTGCCACAGCACAGagtctctgtcctcctctcgtccagtcaacaacaacatgtaTGCTCCACTGAGAGTTGGCTACCCGCTGCAGTACTGGGAAGGACCACAGCCCCTGAGCTTTGATGGTAAAGGTTGTGTTGGGGTGATGGGCAGCAGTGGAAACCTACGAATGGCTCCCATGAGTGACAGAATGCCTCGCCGTCGCTTGAACGGGCAGGAATCTGTGgcacagcaacagcagccgcAACCAAGAGTCCGCAAACACCATCGTCACCACGGTAACGGGCAGCACCGCAGTGGCCGCCACCACAAACGCTCTCGGCGTTCCCGTTCCGATAACGCCCTGCACCTGGTGGCTGACCGACCTGCTCAAATGGTGGAGCCGCCCTACCGCCGCGTTCAGGAGGATTATGATCGATTCCCCGCAGGTCATGCTGCTCGGGAAATGTTTGGTCTGGCGCCAGGTGGGTACAGGCAGCAGCCCCACCGGCCCTGCCCCCGCACCACCTCTGATCTCACCCTGCAGAATGCTGGCTGCCAACCTGTGGGGCTGGGTGGGCCACGCTGGACTGATGGGTACATGGAGGCTGCTGACCCCTGgtgctccagctgctcctcttcctccgagTCAGAGGGAGATGAGGGTTATTTCTTGGGTGAGCCAATCCCTCGGCCCGTGCAGCTGTGCTACATCAACAACGAGGAGCTGCGCCATCGCTACAGCCCCTCTGGGATGGGCGCCCATCACGGACCTCTGCATGGGCCGATTCACGGCCAGCTGCACACTcgccagaggaggaagagcaaaaACTGCATAATTTCGTAG
- the LOC118111519 gene encoding periphilin-1 isoform X2, with protein MDHARAQDAHQSKGEARPIRRVQSPTRPRAWSSNSYKPKFGGKFYKPRFPRDDHSFYKPGFVNKRQYHLNQRDHFQPKPHHSAQREREKETGRYEWRENADGSSCPKQSKISRPFLPRSVSSRDKDTQFTVCLNDRSHSKKSDHTGSESKEKEQSRDRELPLTASQTPTRDRAIQQKRREIDEVYYRECQMFGLVTKMLIEKEPSLEHLIQSSLQENLRDIGKRCVDAMEKFIEEYDSREPLH; from the exons GGCGAGGCGAGGCCGATCAGAAGAGTTCAGAGTCCCACCAGACCCAGGGCCTGGTCGTCCAATTCTTACAAACCAAAGTTTGGAGGGAAATTCTACAAACCTCG tttTCCAAGGGATGACCACTCGTTCTACAAACCTGGCTTTGTCAACAAGAGGCAATACCACCTCAACCAGAGAGACCACTTCCAGCCCAAACCTCACCACAGCGcacagagggagcgagagaaggAGACGGGCCGGTACGAGTGGAGAGAGAACGCTGACGGAAGTTCATGcccaaaacaaagcaaaa TTTCCAGACCGTTCCTGCCCAGGTCCGTCTCCAGCAGAGACAAGGACACACAGTTCACT GTTTGTCTGAACGACAGGAGTCACAGCAAGAAGAGCGATCACACGGGAAGCgaaagcaaagaaaaggaaCAAAGCAGAGACCGGGAGCTCCCTTTAACTGCGAGCCAGACGCCGACACGAGACAGAGCCATccagcagaagaggagagagatagaTGAG GTGTACTATCGGGAGTGTCAGATGTTTGGCCTCGTGACAAAGATGCTCATAGAAAAGGAACCGTCCCTGGAACATCTCATCCAGTCCTCGCTGCAGGAGAACCTCCGAGACATCGGCAAGCGCTGCGTGGACGCCATGGAGAAATTCATCGAGGAGTACGACTCCAGAGAGCCGTTGCACTAA